The DNA segment GGGGCCGCGCAGTGGACACGTGGAGAGGCGTCGGCGGGGTCGCCGCAGTTCTCGCCCGACGGCGCCTGGCTGAGCTTCACCTCCGGTCGCGAGGGAGAAGGCGAGGCGGGCGGGCAGGTGTGGGCGCTGCCGCTGGCGGGCGGCGAGGCGCGGCAACTCACGAAGGCGGAAGGGTCGGTGGGCGGGTACCGCTGGTCGCCGGACGGGACGCGGATCGCCTTCCTCATGCGGGACCCGCCGACCGCGGAGGAGAAGAAGGCGCGGGAGGAGAAGCGGGACGTGATCCTCGTGGACCGCAACTACAAGTTCTCGCACCTGTACGTCGTCGCGATCGACGCCGAGTCGGACGAGCCGGCGACGCCGGTGCGGCTCACGGCCGGCGAATTCCATATCACCGGCTTCAGCTGGGCGCCGGACGGGGGACGGATCGTGTTCGCGCACCAGGTCGATCCCCGCATCAACACGGGACGCCTGAGCGGAGACCTCTCCACGACGACGGTCCCCGACGCGGCGCAGATCGCCGAGATTGTGGCCTATCGCGAGTGGGCGGAGAGTGAGGGGTGGGCGGAGGGCAACGTAACAATGGAGGCCGAGGAAGCCGCGGAGGCCGGGCTCTTCGGAGGCAACATAAGACTCACCGAGATCGATGACGGCATCGGGGAGGTCGCGCTTCTCGTGGGCGGGGCGGGGATCGAACGGAGTCCGCACTGGTCGCCCGACGGCGCTTCGATCGCGTACGTGTCGACCGGCAATCAGCCGGAGCCGATCGGACTCGGCGACGTGTACGTCATGCCGGCCGCGGGGGGCGAGGCCCGCCAACTCGACACGCCGAACCGGAGCGCCTCCGTGCTCGGCTGGTCGGGCGACTCCTCCGAATTGCTGCTGCTCGAATCGCTCGGCACGCGCCGGCACGTGCTGGCCGTTCCGGCCGATGGCGGCGAGATGCGTTTCATCTCCTACGGGGACGGCGTCATCGGCTCCGTCGCGCTCACCGGCGACGCGAGCCGCATGGCCTTCACGTGGCAGACCACCGAGGAACCGTGGGACGTCTTCGTGTCGCCCACGAACGGGTACTCCCCGCAGCAGGTGACGGATCTCCATGCCAGCGTGCCGCGCCCGGAGATGGGGCGTACGCAACTCGTTTCCTGGACGTCCACGGAAGGGTTCGAGATCGAGGGCCTCCTCACCTATCCGGTCGGCTACGAGGAGGGCGAGCGCGTGCCGCTCATCCTGAACGTGCACGGAGGGCCGGCGGGCGTCTTCAGCCAGAGCTTCACCGGCAGCCCGGCCGCGTACATGCTCCAGTACTTCGCCCAGGAGGGCTTCGCGATCCTGCGCCCGAACCCCCGCGGCTCCACCGGCTACGGGAAGGACTTCCGCTACGCCAACTTCCAGGACTGGGGCTACGGCGACTTCCGGGACCTCATGTCGGGCGTCGACCATGTGATCGGGATGGGGGTGGCGGACCCGGACCGCCTCCTCCTCATGGGCTGGAGCTACGGCGGCTACATGACCTCGTGGGCCGTCACCCAGACGGACCGCTTCGTGGCGGCGAGCATGGGGGCCGGCCTCCCGAACCTGGTTTCGATGACGACGACGACCGACATCCAGGACTACCTCGTGGGTCACATGGGGGTCGAGTTCTGGGAGGACTACGAGCGCTACGAGCGGCACTCGGCGATGTATCACATCGCGAACGTGGTCACGCCCACGCAGGTGATTCACGGAGCGGAGGATCTGCGCGTCCCGTTCACGCAGGGACAGGAGTTCTACCGCGCCCTCGACCGCCGCGGCGTGCCGACGGAGATGGTCGTGTACCCGCGCACGCCACACGGGCCGCGAGAGCCCAAGTTCGTCATGGACGTGTCGGAGCGAATCCTGACCTGGTTCCGGAAGCACCTGGGATCGGAGGCGGTCGCGGCCGGGGACGAGAGCCGCTGAGGCGCCCGGGCGCGACCCGGATTCGCGCCGCGGCGGCATGACCGGGACCCGCCGGAGTCGGCCGACGTTCACCCGGGAGGCGGCAGCCCGATTGTGGCTGCACCGCCAGGGGCTCGCCCGGTCGCGCGGGTCGACCCCACTCGATGCCGCGGCCTTCGTCGACCACCTGGAGCGGACGGGCGCGCTCCAACTCGACAGCGTGAACGTCGTGGACCGGGCGCACTACCTGACCCTGTGGAGCCGGTTCGGCCCGTACGACCGCTCGAAGGTGGATCGGTGGGTGTACGGCGATCGTCTCGCCTACGAGTACTGGGGACACGAAGCCTCGGTCCTTCCCATCTCCCATCTCCCTCTCGGACGGCGGCGCATGCGGCGCTTCCCGCCCGCGAGCTGGTCGGGACGCGCGTGGTGGGACCGATACGCGACCTCGACGGCGTCGAAGCGGCGCGTGCTGCGACGGCTGCGCGCGGAAGGACCTCTGGAGAGCGTCGACTTCCAGCCGCAGCCGGCCGAACGCGAGGAGAAGACGGACTCGCTCGCGTGGCGCCTGAAGGAGGACAAGCGCTCGCTCAAGCTGCTGTGGCACGATGGACGGGTCGCGGTGACGGGGCGGCGTCACTTCCGCTGCGTCTACGACCTGGCGGAACGGGTCTACCCGGACGGGCCGGCCGCAACGCTCGCGGAGTACCAGGACAGCTGGCTCCTCATCGGGCTTTCGGGCTGCGGCATCGCCCCCGAGCGGCACCTCGTCAACTACTTCACCGGACCGGAACTCAACGCGGCGGAGCGGCGGCGGACGATCGCCCGCAACCTGCGAAAGAAGCGGATCGTCGAGGTCCAGGTGGACGGGCTGCGGGGGCCGTGCTACGCCCTACCCGAGCACCTGGACGGCATCGACCGGCTCCCGGAGCCCGCGGGGACGACGCTCATCTGCCCCTTCGACTCGCTGCTCTGGCAGCGGAAGCGCGCCGCCGAACTCCTGGACTTTCACTACACCGTCGAGATCTACGTCCCCGCCGCGAAGCGGAAGTACGGCTACTACGTCCTGCCCATCCTGCACGATGGCGGCCTCGTGGGCCGGCTCGATCCGAAACTGCACCGCGACCGGGGCGTGCTCGAAATCCGCGCGCTGCACTTCGAGCCGGACTTCGCCCCGACCGCGCATTTCGAGACCGGGCTGAACGACGCGGTCGCCGACCTCTCCGATTTCCTCGGCGCGGACGACATCGTCATGCCGCCGAACGGCTGAGGCGGGGTTCGTCGGGGTATGGACCGGCGCGACTGCCGGACCGTACCGTTGGGAAGATTCTCGCGAACTTCGGAGGTTCACGATGAAACGCCTCTTCCGGCCCCGCCGCGCCCCCGCTCCCGCGGCCATCGTCCCAGGCCTTCTCGCCCTCGCGCTCTCCTCCGCCACCGCCGTGGCGGCGCAGGAGGGGAAGCTGCGGATCGTTCAGACGAACTCCGCGGGAGACAACGTCCACATCATCGATCCGGCGACGAACAAGGTGGTACAGGTGATCGACGGGC comes from the Candidatus Palauibacter soopunensis genome and includes:
- a CDS encoding S9 family peptidase yields the protein MPRPVNILSQAPLVRTPRPGSAGIPALAALVLVLASVAPLNAAAQQEAGWTPALSMQYRAVSGTAISPDGSRIAFVVREPLMEGPQSEYLSHIWMTDADGTGAAQWTRGEASAGSPQFSPDGAWLSFTSGREGEGEAGGQVWALPLAGGEARQLTKAEGSVGGYRWSPDGTRIAFLMRDPPTAEEKKAREEKRDVILVDRNYKFSHLYVVAIDAESDEPATPVRLTAGEFHITGFSWAPDGGRIVFAHQVDPRINTGRLSGDLSTTTVPDAAQIAEIVAYREWAESEGWAEGNVTMEAEEAAEAGLFGGNIRLTEIDDGIGEVALLVGGAGIERSPHWSPDGASIAYVSTGNQPEPIGLGDVYVMPAAGGEARQLDTPNRSASVLGWSGDSSELLLLESLGTRRHVLAVPADGGEMRFISYGDGVIGSVALTGDASRMAFTWQTTEEPWDVFVSPTNGYSPQQVTDLHASVPRPEMGRTQLVSWTSTEGFEIEGLLTYPVGYEEGERVPLILNVHGGPAGVFSQSFTGSPAAYMLQYFAQEGFAILRPNPRGSTGYGKDFRYANFQDWGYGDFRDLMSGVDHVIGMGVADPDRLLLMGWSYGGYMTSWAVTQTDRFVAASMGAGLPNLVSMTTTTDIQDYLVGHMGVEFWEDYERYERHSAMYHIANVVTPTQVIHGAEDLRVPFTQGQEFYRALDRRGVPTEMVVYPRTPHGPREPKFVMDVSERILTWFRKHLGSEAVAAGDESR
- a CDS encoding crosslink repair DNA glycosylase YcaQ family protein, which codes for MTGTRRSRPTFTREAAARLWLHRQGLARSRGSTPLDAAAFVDHLERTGALQLDSVNVVDRAHYLTLWSRFGPYDRSKVDRWVYGDRLAYEYWGHEASVLPISHLPLGRRRMRRFPPASWSGRAWWDRYATSTASKRRVLRRLRAEGPLESVDFQPQPAEREEKTDSLAWRLKEDKRSLKLLWHDGRVAVTGRRHFRCVYDLAERVYPDGPAATLAEYQDSWLLIGLSGCGIAPERHLVNYFTGPELNAAERRRTIARNLRKKRIVEVQVDGLRGPCYALPEHLDGIDRLPEPAGTTLICPFDSLLWQRKRAAELLDFHYTVEIYVPAAKRKYGYYVLPILHDGGLVGRLDPKLHRDRGVLEIRALHFEPDFAPTAHFETGLNDAVADLSDFLGADDIVMPPNG